One Miscanthus floridulus cultivar M001 chromosome 11, ASM1932011v1, whole genome shotgun sequence DNA window includes the following coding sequences:
- the LOC136491064 gene encoding aquaporin PIP2-5-like translates to MAKDIEAAAAHEGGEYTAKDYSDPPPAPLVDAEELTKWSLYRAVIAEFVATLLFLYITVATVIGYKHQTDTTANTAPEAACGGVGVLGIAWAFGGMIFILVYCTAGVSGGHINPAVTFGLFLARKVSLVRALLYIVAQCLGAICGVGLVKGFQSAFYVRYGGGANELSDGYSKGTGLAAEIIGTFVLVYTVFSATDPKRNARDSHVPVLAPLPIGFAVFMVHLATIPITGTGINPARSLGAAVIYNNDKAWDDHWIFWVGPFIGAAIAAAYHQYLLRASAAKLGSSASFSR, encoded by the exons ATGGCCAAGGACATCGAGGCCGCGGCGGCGCACGAGGGCGGGGAGTACACGGCGAAGGACTACTCGgacccgccgccggcgccgctggTGGACGCGGAGGAGCTGACCAAATGGTCGCTGTACCGCGCGGTGATCGCCGAGTTCGTGGCCACGCTGCTGTTCCTCTACATCACGGTGGCCACGGTGATCGGGTACAAGCACCAGACGGACACGACGGCGAATACGGCGCCCGAAGCGGCGTGCGGCGGCGTCGGCGTCCTCGGCATCGCCTGGGCCTTCGGCGGCATGATCTTCATCCTCGTCTACTGCACCGCGGGGGTGTCGGGCGGACACATCAACCCGGCCGTCACCTTCGGCCTCTTCCTGGCGCGCAAGGTCTCGCTGGTGCGCGCGCTGCTCTACATCGTCGCGCAGTGCCTCGGCGCCATCTGCGGCGTGGGCCTCGTCAAGGGATTCCAGAGCGCCTTCTACGTGCGCTACGGCGGTGGCGCCAACGAGCTCAGCGACGGGTACTCCAAGGGCACCGGGCTCGCCGCCGAGATCATCGGCACCTTCGTGCTCGTCTACACTGTCTTCTCCGCCACCGACCCCAAGCGCAACGCCCGTGACTCCCACGTCCCC GTGCTTGCTCCTCTCCCAATCGGGTTCGCGGTGTTCATGGTCCACCTGGCCACCATCCCGATCACCGGCACCGGCATCAACCCGGCCAGGAGCTTGGGCGCTGCTGTTATCTACAACAACGACAAGGCCTGGGATGACCAC TGGATCTTCTGGGTGGGTCCATTCATCGGCGCTGCCATTGCCGCGGCGTATCACCAGTACTTGCTGAGGGCCAGCGCCGCCAAGCTGGGGTCATCTGCCTCCTTCAGCCGCTAG